A genomic region of candidate division WOR-3 bacterium contains the following coding sequences:
- a CDS encoding sialidase family protein, whose translation MGKRKGYRCALIFLIFAVNGVVWAQWEPDRRLTSNSGTSLTSRNSQWCIGANGSGMVHIVFYDDRSGNNEIYYLRSTDNGLNWGAEMRLTDDTARSWTPSIAVTDSVVHLVWFDTRDGPNGEIYYLRSTDNGLSWSDEVRMSFDTARSEFPCVAAEGEDVILVWRDNRDSRFSYEIYYRRSGDGGVTWSDESRLTNAAGIKWNPSVAISGNLVHLVWADNRDGNWNVYYKRSTDHGVSWEADLRLTENVFAQEWPCVAARDSVVVVAYSDNEDVDGELFCVRSYDGGETWQEPVRISCGSAQPGIWSPNIAISGERVHAVWYDMRDGNAEIYYAFSTDSGQTWEERRLTEDSSRSNYPSVALGGTLVHVVWTDFRDGPTGEIYYKRNPSGNVGIKEQGDERLRGTGGKPVLFTQREKVEIFDASGQRVKGEPACGGVYFLKGKTGFQKRVFIR comes from the coding sequence ATGGGGAAGAGAAAAGGTTATCGTTGTGCATTAATCTTTCTCATCTTTGCAGTTAACGGGGTTGTTTGGGCGCAATGGGAGCCTGACCGGCGCCTGACCAGTAATTCTGGCACCTCCCTCACATCCCGCAACAGCCAGTGGTGTATCGGTGCAAACGGTTCAGGGATGGTTCACATTGTGTTCTATGACGACCGCTCGGGCAACAATGAAATCTATTATCTGCGCTCAACCGATAACGGTTTGAACTGGGGTGCAGAGATGCGCCTGACCGATGACACCGCCAGGTCGTGGACACCATCAATCGCGGTTACCGATTCGGTTGTCCATCTGGTCTGGTTTGATACGAGGGACGGTCCTAATGGCGAGATTTATTATCTGCGCTCAACCGATAACGGGCTTTCCTGGTCTGATGAAGTACGGATGTCCTTTGATACCGCCAGGTCCGAGTTTCCCTGCGTTGCGGCAGAAGGTGAAGATGTGATTTTGGTCTGGCGCGATAACCGCGACAGCCGGTTTTCCTATGAGATTTATTATCGGCGTTCAGGTGATGGCGGTGTGACCTGGTCTGATGAGAGCCGGTTGACAAACGCTGCCGGTATCAAGTGGAACCCTTCGGTGGCAATTAGTGGCAACCTTGTTCATCTGGTCTGGGCGGACAATCGTGATGGCAACTGGAATGTGTATTACAAGCGCTCAACCGATCACGGGGTTTCCTGGGAGGCTGATTTGCGCCTCACCGAAAATGTCTTTGCCCAAGAGTGGCCGTGCGTGGCGGCAAGGGATTCGGTGGTGGTTGTTGCCTACAGTGATAATGAGGATGTTGACGGAGAGTTGTTTTGTGTCCGCTCCTATGATGGGGGTGAAACCTGGCAGGAGCCGGTGAGAATCAGTTGTGGCTCTGCCCAGCCCGGAATCTGGTCGCCCAACATTGCCATTTCCGGAGAAAGGGTGCATGCGGTCTGGTATGATATGAGGGATGGCAACGCCGAGATTTATTATGCCTTTTCAACCGATTCGGGTCAGACCTGGGAGGAGAGGCGCCTGACCGAGGACAGTTCCAGGTCAAACTACCCTTCGGTTGCGCTTGGCGGCACCCTGGTGCATGTTGTCTGGACAGATTTCCGCGACGGTCCGACCGGCGAGATTTATTACAAACGCAACCCAAGCGGAAATGTGGGAATAAAGGAGCAAGGGGATGAACGGTTGAGGGGCACAGGGGGTAAGCCAGTCCTTTTCACTCAGAGGGAGAAAGTTGAAATTTTTGATGCCAGCGGACAGCGGGTTAAAGGAGAACCAGCCTGTGGTGGTGTTTATTTTCTCAAAGGGAAAACGGGTTTTCAAAAGAGGGTGTTTATCCGTTAA
- a CDS encoding PKD domain-containing protein, which translates to MMNHRFRFWTAPFVVLWVAFAFGQKPPTELKISLPKYEVRRVRNLDYVQIPRGLILIEEEGRPEVPYYVHSIDYPKGYRVQDVVLKERSGMETATGLRLPVVILDMNARGPVEMKPGLYPNRTFTWRVVEMPDGGSRLKVTLYPFDYDPQTATATYYRNYVFAINLATTSLKLTLTTDKPAYAPGETARLRLKIENVGDKQDVTIGVSLVHGPTGEMVKKLPGKSLTVPTDTSSVTLDFPTSGIPNGDYYFDVTISSADGKVLDKEQTGLRIGIPEGKMTGFEVTPQHFKIGDTIKFSLGFQNTGSTILSGKAVCDVRVRDSVVVSKTRDFTDLNPGKSQQFTEVWSTAEAKENVLYTVVGYVTYEATATPAEKVVISTNAAPSAGFTFSPETLRAEQEVKFDASESKDPDGKVVKYQWEFGDGGKGEGANVTHRYAEPGEFAVTLTITDDGGRPATVTKTLMVSE; encoded by the coding sequence ATGATGAACCATAGATTCCGATTCTGGACGGCACCTTTTGTGGTGCTTTGGGTTGCTTTTGCCTTCGGTCAGAAACCACCTACCGAGCTGAAGATATCGCTCCCGAAGTACGAAGTGAGAAGGGTTAGAAACCTGGACTATGTGCAAATCCCGAGAGGTTTGATACTTATTGAAGAGGAGGGACGACCAGAGGTGCCGTACTATGTGCATTCCATTGACTATCCAAAGGGATACCGGGTCCAAGATGTTGTCCTGAAGGAGCGTTCCGGGATGGAAACCGCGACCGGTCTCAGGCTGCCGGTGGTGATACTGGATATGAATGCCAGGGGACCGGTGGAGATGAAACCCGGGTTGTATCCTAACCGGACATTCACCTGGCGGGTCGTTGAGATGCCCGATGGAGGTTCCCGGCTCAAGGTTACACTATACCCCTTTGACTACGACCCACAGACCGCCACAGCTACCTACTACCGCAACTATGTGTTCGCCATCAATCTCGCCACCACATCGCTCAAACTGACCCTGACCACTGACAAGCCCGCTTACGCGCCGGGCGAAACGGCAAGGCTAAGGCTCAAGATTGAAAATGTCGGCGATAAGCAGGATGTCACCATCGGTGTGTCGCTTGTTCACGGTCCAACCGGTGAGATGGTCAAAAAGTTACCGGGAAAGTCACTTACGGTCCCAACCGACACTTCATCGGTAACTCTTGATTTCCCCACTTCCGGCATTCCAAACGGCGACTACTACTTTGATGTTACCATCAGTAGCGCCGATGGCAAGGTGCTGGACAAAGAGCAGACCGGTCTGCGCATCGGGATTCCTGAAGGTAAAATGACCGGTTTTGAGGTTACGCCGCAACATTTTAAGATCGGCGACACGATAAAGTTCTCTCTCGGCTTCCAAAACACCGGCTCAACCATTCTCTCCGGCAAGGCGGTGTGTGATGTCCGGGTCAGGGACTCGGTGGTCGTCAGCAAGACCCGTGACTTCACGGACCTGAATCCGGGCAAATCTCAGCAGTTTACCGAGGTATGGAGCACTGCCGAGGCAAAGGAAAATGTGCTCTATACGGTGGTTGGATATGTAACCTACGAAGCCACGGCAACGCCGGCAGAGAAGGTGGTCATCAGCACTAACGCAGCACCATCCGCTGGCTTCACCTTCTCTCCTGAGACACTGCGAGCGGAGCAGGAGGTCAAGTTTGATGCCAGTGAGTCAAAGGACCCTGATGGTAAGGTGGTCAAGTATCAATGGGAATTCGGCGACGGCGGTAAAGGTGAGGGTGCTAATGTGACTCACCGCTACGCCGAGCCCGGAGAGTTTGCGGTTACACTTACTATTACTGACGACGGCGGGCGTCCAGCCACAGTGACCAAGACCCTGATGGTGAGCGAGTAG
- a CDS encoding PKD domain-containing protein, which translates to MRLIIAIFLLFACISATEPLESISVKIPEYTIKQIGGLHYVEIPGGKLLMHDGQPRLPFYPVTVNYPAGYYVQDVTLVEKSGSKKETGIRLPEIQIAVDTAESFQPPRAAVTKGRYPDKDFDWRIWDSPKGGTDLVLSVYPLQFNSEPGELVFHGEYQFRVKYIKTGITIVGASADKIAYETGERVKFALKLNNSAAPKEIVIRPMVNGPVAIEIPEHRARIAGGDTTLVIEWDTKSAPSGDYTIQLLITDEKGNSVGKSETMVRLGIPTGGMIEFIAEPNIIRIGQDVRLTLKFQNTGSIPLSGEAVFRIFKNGSVINELTSPFAALAPNSTTTLTQTWKTDKAEKGVNYYVTAFVRYDGNTTPAQQILLSTNQQPVAKFLMTPEVPMVGEQVSFDASGSTDGDGKIVDYNWEFGDGAIAQGVKTKHKYQLPGVYEVKLIVTDNEGGKTTITRQVEVKE; encoded by the coding sequence ATGCGTTTGATAATCGCCATTTTTTTACTTTTCGCCTGTATATCGGCGACTGAACCACTGGAGTCAATTTCCGTAAAAATTCCGGAGTACACCATAAAACAAATTGGCGGTCTGCACTATGTGGAGATTCCGGGTGGCAAACTCTTGATGCATGATGGTCAGCCCCGTCTGCCATTCTATCCGGTTACAGTCAATTACCCGGCAGGATATTATGTTCAGGACGTTACGCTTGTTGAAAAATCGGGGTCCAAGAAAGAAACAGGGATTCGATTGCCTGAGATTCAGATAGCCGTTGATACTGCCGAGAGCTTTCAACCGCCAAGAGCAGCGGTAACCAAAGGCCGGTATCCGGATAAGGATTTTGACTGGCGCATCTGGGATAGCCCGAAAGGCGGCACCGACCTGGTCCTTTCTGTCTATCCCCTGCAGTTCAATTCGGAACCAGGGGAACTGGTTTTCCATGGTGAGTATCAGTTTCGCGTGAAGTATATCAAAACCGGTATTACCATTGTCGGCGCGAGTGCGGATAAAATCGCCTACGAGACAGGAGAGCGGGTTAAATTCGCGCTTAAATTGAATAACAGCGCTGCACCCAAAGAGATTGTTATCAGACCGATGGTGAATGGTCCGGTTGCTATTGAGATACCTGAACATAGAGCAAGAATTGCAGGCGGTGACACTACACTGGTAATAGAATGGGACACCAAAAGTGCGCCATCAGGCGATTACACTATTCAATTACTCATTACTGATGAAAAGGGTAATAGTGTTGGCAAGTCAGAGACAATGGTCCGGCTGGGAATTCCTACTGGAGGGATGATTGAGTTTATTGCTGAACCGAATATTATCCGCATCGGGCAGGATGTCCGATTAACTCTAAAGTTTCAGAATACCGGTTCAATACCGCTTAGCGGGGAGGCTGTTTTTAGGATATTCAAGAACGGTTCGGTTATCAACGAGTTAACCTCGCCATTTGCTGCTCTCGCCCCTAATTCGACAACGACTTTGACCCAAACCTGGAAGACAGACAAGGCGGAGAAGGGCGTTAACTATTATGTTACTGCGTTTGTCCGCTATGATGGCAATACAACTCCCGCCCAGCAGATTCTTCTGAGCACAAACCAGCAACCGGTGGCAAAATTTCTTATGACACCAGAAGTGCCGATGGTAGGTGAACAGGTTTCCTTTGATGCCTCGGGGTCAACCGATGGTGATGGTAAGATAGTTGATTATAATTGGGAATTTGGTGATGGGGCAATTGCCCAGGGTGTCAAGACAAAGCACAAATATCAACTTCCTGGTGTCTATGAGGTGAAACTCATTGTTACTGACAATGAAGGTGGGAAGACAACGATAACCAGGCAGGTTGAGGTAAAGGAGTAA
- a CDS encoding C25 family cysteine peptidase: MRFAKVCRAVFFIFVPVALSSASPVRVRLHQPPPGQYALEHLWWVDLDNQTQDTYTCYLHGEIWEARRGLVFKGNSREFQLPPGRQRRQGRKDVDPLWDIWYAPGFEEFALRTGGLPEGNYRFIVLLQPDLGGDTVEFDVSRPGPPRLLSPRDGARLREGEKRPMFSWTPPQPPVPGVRYVVRVVEILPGQTKEEAMRANQSWFEKRGEARVSLRYPLSARNLEKARRYAWQVRAIDRNGNVLGESEIWAFSFEETRPPPVRILPVNIGRQVTRTDNYYTVVLTIENNSGDTLRDLTVFDRSGALQCIDDATVMHGTSGASYRSTFCRTQADSTGAHTAVMFGWEGLAPHGRMIVRYHVVPVLLPHSLERLITPTVGDSTAISYRIGEDWTLRCFRIPFLPADFADALRAADYLIITSPEKLFHANPGDMMEDVYKLLATMARLAKEKSGVLGYISASWRCDDVKGYFKDRVSFWGRRLNPNWLRSGYLLIVGQDDIVPPWSYPVRGFGNVPLSDYPYADLSGDKQCELRVGRIIGLNARELTIPIQTSLDVWQGRARYDGSRGLMVSAAEGPFEPFVVYSAELSDSLRLKVPDVFCIFGEQFITRMSMLREALWIDCAGDLFKLSRWMLREWVWNGHSLGTIDRLSEVESMTQQAVKDSAIALAHRLVSPPLRPPADTTAIAWVGKALEWDVLPWENNVPNREAYLNALAGWLLRQRGITPPADSLTRALREGEEIQYARRGERLLPLYNYFDTPEAAAGERSSYIRRMAPDRDIIGYCGHGGAGSWAWTLDDWATSACPAEPLSFGSHRPVVLGYTCSSGDYTESGDHGPVSIARCFMRNGAGIYVGATRVSYCCTNRTLYLETFRRWSTQEYFGDAFVDLKNTVCLREQNWILETVMYNLYGDPKYRRR; encoded by the coding sequence ATGCGGTTTGCCAAGGTCTGCAGGGCCGTTTTTTTTATTTTTGTGCCGGTGGCGCTTTCAAGCGCATCACCGGTTAGGGTCAGGCTGCATCAGCCACCACCAGGGCAGTACGCTTTGGAGCATCTGTGGTGGGTTGACCTTGACAATCAGACCCAAGACACCTACACCTGTTACCTTCACGGTGAGATTTGGGAGGCAAGGCGGGGGCTGGTATTCAAGGGAAATTCAAGGGAGTTTCAGTTGCCACCGGGCAGGCAACGGCGCCAGGGTAGAAAGGATGTTGACCCGCTTTGGGATATCTGGTATGCGCCGGGCTTTGAAGAGTTTGCTTTAAGGACCGGCGGGCTGCCCGAAGGGAATTATCGGTTCATTGTCTTGTTGCAGCCAGATTTGGGCGGTGATACGGTTGAGTTTGATGTCAGCCGTCCTGGTCCGCCAAGGTTGTTATCCCCGCGTGATGGTGCACGACTGAGAGAAGGTGAAAAGAGACCGATGTTCTCCTGGACACCGCCACAGCCACCGGTGCCGGGTGTGAGGTATGTGGTGCGGGTTGTGGAAATCTTGCCCGGTCAGACCAAGGAGGAGGCGATGCGCGCCAATCAATCGTGGTTTGAGAAGCGGGGCGAGGCTCGTGTCAGTTTGCGATATCCGCTTTCCGCGCGCAACCTTGAGAAAGCCAGGCGCTATGCCTGGCAGGTCCGGGCGATTGACCGTAATGGCAATGTGCTTGGTGAGAGCGAAATCTGGGCTTTTTCCTTTGAAGAGACTCGTCCCCCGCCGGTCCGAATTCTGCCGGTGAACATCGGTCGACAAGTAACTCGGACCGACAACTATTATACGGTGGTGCTCACGATTGAAAATAACTCAGGAGATACCTTACGCGACCTCACCGTTTTTGACCGCAGCGGTGCTTTGCAGTGCATTGATGATGCAACGGTGATGCATGGCACGAGCGGTGCTTCTTACCGTTCCACCTTTTGCCGGACTCAGGCAGATTCAACTGGAGCGCATACCGCAGTGATGTTCGGCTGGGAAGGATTGGCACCACATGGAAGGATGATTGTGCGGTATCATGTGGTGCCGGTGCTTCTACCCCATTCCCTTGAGCGTTTAATCACACCAACCGTTGGCGACTCCACCGCCATTTCCTACCGTATTGGTGAAGACTGGACTCTGAGATGTTTCCGAATCCCGTTTTTACCCGCTGATTTCGCTGATGCACTGCGCGCTGCCGACTACTTAATTATTACCTCGCCGGAAAAACTGTTTCACGCCAATCCAGGTGATATGATGGAGGATGTTTACAAATTGCTCGCAACAATGGCGAGACTGGCAAAGGAGAAGTCTGGGGTTCTGGGCTATATTTCCGCGTCCTGGAGATGCGATGATGTCAAGGGTTATTTTAAAGACCGTGTAAGCTTTTGGGGGAGGAGACTTAACCCGAACTGGCTAAGGAGCGGCTACCTTTTAATTGTGGGGCAGGATGACATTGTACCCCCGTGGTCCTATCCAGTAAGAGGGTTTGGCAATGTCCCCTTGTCAGATTATCCCTATGCCGATCTTTCCGGTGATAAACAATGCGAGTTGCGGGTAGGCAGAATTATTGGTTTGAACGCGAGAGAACTTACCATCCCCATTCAAACCAGCCTTGATGTCTGGCAGGGTCGGGCGCGCTATGATGGTAGCCGTGGTCTGATGGTCAGCGCGGCTGAAGGACCTTTTGAACCTTTTGTAGTGTATTCTGCGGAACTATCTGATTCACTTCGTCTAAAAGTCCCGGATGTGTTCTGTATATTTGGTGAACAGTTCATAACCAGAATGAGCATGTTGCGGGAGGCGCTTTGGATTGACTGCGCCGGTGACCTTTTCAAACTGTCACGCTGGATGCTGAGGGAGTGGGTATGGAATGGTCACTCTTTAGGCACCATTGACCGGCTATCAGAAGTTGAATCGATGACCCAGCAAGCGGTGAAGGATTCGGCAATTGCGTTGGCACACCGACTGGTTTCCCCTCCGCTCCGTCCGCCCGCTGATACTACTGCTATTGCCTGGGTTGGAAAGGCGCTGGAATGGGATGTTCTACCTTGGGAGAATAATGTTCCCAATCGTGAGGCGTATCTGAATGCCCTTGCTGGATGGCTTTTGCGACAGCGCGGCATAACACCTCCTGCCGACAGTTTAACCCGGGCGCTGAGAGAGGGGGAGGAGATTCAGTATGCCCGGCGTGGTGAGCGTCTTCTGCCACTCTACAACTACTTTGATACACCAGAAGCAGCCGCTGGCGAACGGAGTAGTTATATTCGGCGGATGGCTCCTGACCGGGACATAATCGGCTATTGCGGGCATGGTGGTGCTGGAAGCTGGGCTTGGACACTTGACGACTGGGCAACCAGTGCCTGTCCAGCAGAGCCGCTCAGTTTTGGCAGCCACCGACCAGTTGTGCTCGGCTACACCTGCAGTAGCGGCGACTACACCGAGAGCGGAGACCATGGTCCTGTAAGCATCGCCCGCTGTTTTATGCGCAATGGTGCCGGCATATATGTCGGTGCCACGAGAGTATCATACTGCTGTACCAATAGAACCCTTTATCTTGAGACCTTTCGGCGCTGGTCAACCCAGGAGTATTTTGGCGACGCCTTTGTTGACCTGAAAAATACTGTGTGTCTGCGCGAGCAAAACTGGATCCTGGAAACGGTAATGTATAACCTTTACGGTGACCCGAAATACCGAAGGAGGTAA
- a CDS encoding C25 family cysteine peptidase, producing the protein MKFFKLSVILILTILAISLGRTPAKVTVQLHIPPQGQWQIENLWHVELNNQDGSTYHNVWLHGEIHHKEKKVLVYRANSNKLNLPPGKTTKRLQDIKLQDQWYRQGYEVFYLRSGTIPEGNYEYIVTLMPDLGGDTGQFVVRKPAPPRLLAPPDGAQLWGINPVVFDWTSVFPPQVIPIPQQKVKYTLRIVEILPGQTKEEALSTNQPWFEQTTINLTQLTYPTSAKSFEANKEYAWEVVAQVGSLTLTSEKRRFKRANIPQKPAELQCLTVERRVERKANYFKVFIDVKVLADVEDLTFQVWNTWFQCIPTSVAEGADIKATDYSGTRTRWQKNVGKKSKGANFTLEFHAVPILWSEESGWWWNEPYILCDSVVITYSRNGKNYVRRPDLSFYPHHEVNAALASADLIIVTCPKKLYWAYDDNEVHELLRWCGQVAWKMAGVLGYIEETTSGWQLKSMLNRGGFWDKLLSPAFRSYGGTWSGGYVFLVGEHNIVPSWLITGLNVKWSGDYVTTQVRFSDFPYSDCTGDWIVDLNVGRAIGSSAEELSQLVENTAKHPFNPARAGLVSGYDDDSDVLDNFQSATKEGASTLRWMGVQTRVEHIGVLPQGEKLPKMSSLCNVKNIVSFCGHGNVNVWGDVVAAWDVDLLPNSYSGCWFMAFSCLTGNYDDINAISRAFTKKQGVLGYIGSTEISAVAINHRLQCCWFWLMCNNHSWSPGKALFEMKYWYCPDGSKYERLAAYEYNLYGCPK; encoded by the coding sequence GTGAAATTTTTCAAACTGTCTGTGATACTCATTTTGACCATCTTAGCAATCAGCCTAGGGCGAACCCCGGCGAAAGTAACAGTCCAGCTCCATATTCCACCCCAAGGTCAGTGGCAGATAGAAAATCTGTGGCATGTTGAGTTAAACAATCAGGATGGAAGCACCTACCACAATGTCTGGCTGCATGGCGAGATTCATCATAAGGAGAAAAAGGTCTTGGTGTATCGGGCTAACTCCAACAAGCTCAACCTGCCACCGGGCAAGACTACAAAAAGGCTTCAAGACATCAAGTTGCAGGACCAGTGGTACCGGCAAGGCTATGAGGTCTTCTATCTCCGCTCCGGTACCATCCCCGAAGGTAACTACGAGTATATCGTTACCCTGATGCCGGATTTAGGTGGCGACACTGGGCAGTTTGTAGTCCGCAAGCCGGCTCCGCCAAGACTTCTCGCACCACCCGATGGCGCCCAGTTGTGGGGTATAAATCCCGTGGTGTTTGATTGGACTTCGGTATTTCCGCCACAGGTGATTCCGATACCTCAGCAGAAAGTGAAATATACTTTGCGTATCGTTGAGATTCTCCCTGGACAGACTAAGGAGGAGGCGCTCAGTACCAACCAGCCGTGGTTTGAGCAAACTACCATCAACTTAACCCAGCTCACCTATCCGACATCGGCAAAGAGTTTTGAAGCGAACAAGGAGTATGCCTGGGAGGTAGTTGCCCAAGTCGGCTCCTTGACCCTGACCAGCGAGAAGCGCAGGTTCAAGCGCGCCAATATTCCCCAGAAACCCGCGGAACTCCAGTGCCTGACGGTGGAACGGCGGGTTGAGCGAAAAGCGAATTATTTTAAGGTCTTCATTGATGTCAAGGTTCTTGCCGATGTTGAAGACCTGACATTCCAGGTCTGGAATACCTGGTTTCAGTGCATCCCAACCTCTGTTGCAGAGGGCGCAGACATCAAGGCGACTGACTACTCCGGCACCCGGACCAGGTGGCAGAAAAATGTCGGGAAAAAGAGTAAAGGAGCGAACTTCACACTGGAGTTCCACGCCGTGCCTATTTTGTGGTCGGAGGAGAGCGGCTGGTGGTGGAATGAGCCCTACATTCTCTGTGACTCAGTAGTCATCACCTACAGCCGGAATGGGAAGAACTATGTGCGGCGACCGGACCTCTCCTTCTATCCGCACCACGAGGTGAATGCCGCCCTCGCGTCCGCAGACTTAATCATCGTTACCTGCCCGAAAAAACTCTATTGGGCATACGACGACAATGAGGTGCACGAGCTGCTGAGGTGGTGCGGTCAAGTAGCCTGGAAAATGGCTGGTGTCCTCGGCTACATTGAGGAGACGACTTCTGGGTGGCAACTTAAGAGCATGCTCAACCGTGGCGGTTTTTGGGACAAGCTCTTGTCACCGGCGTTCCGAAGTTATGGCGGTACTTGGTCTGGCGGTTATGTCTTCCTCGTAGGCGAGCACAACATCGTGCCATCTTGGCTTATAACGGGACTGAACGTAAAATGGAGCGGTGATTATGTCACAACCCAAGTCAGGTTCTCCGACTTTCCCTATTCTGACTGCACCGGCGACTGGATTGTTGACCTTAATGTCGGTCGGGCAATCGGAAGTTCGGCAGAAGAACTCAGCCAGTTGGTTGAGAACACCGCGAAGCACCCATTCAATCCGGCTCGTGCGGGACTGGTCAGTGGCTATGACGATGACTCCGATGTACTGGATAATTTCCAGAGCGCGACCAAGGAAGGTGCCAGCACGCTCCGGTGGATGGGGGTTCAGACCCGCGTGGAACACATCGGGGTTTTGCCCCAAGGGGAGAAACTGCCCAAGATGAGCTCACTATGTAATGTAAAGAATATAGTCTCATTCTGCGGTCACGGGAATGTGAACGTATGGGGTGACGTGGTTGCAGCTTGGGACGTTGATTTGCTCCCCAATAGCTACTCAGGATGCTGGTTTATGGCATTCTCGTGCCTGACCGGTAACTACGATGACATTAACGCAATCTCCCGTGCTTTCACAAAAAAGCAGGGTGTGCTCGGCTACATCGGCTCAACCGAGATCTCGGCTGTTGCCATCAACCACCGTCTCCAGTGCTGCTGGTTCTGGTTAATGTGTAATAACCATAGCTGGTCTCCGGGCAAAGCGCTTTTCGAGATGAAGTACTGGTACTGCCCGGATGGGAGCAAGTATGAGAGACTGGCTGCCTATGAGTATAACCTCTATGGCTGTCCGAAATAA